From a region of the Lysinibacillus irui genome:
- a CDS encoding DNA cytosine methyltransferase, which produces MTEELTVKEVFSLLVENELQTKKDVVTLAPTYDSKKISIVSLFSGCGGFELGFEWAGIEAALGRNIDIREKEQFTSLRSKSLFKTVYALDFFKEAIETYTNYFPETTIQNANIRHLQSFPEADIYSFGFPCPGFSAAGPRNLKDERNYLYVHCCRALKEAQPSFFIAENVPGMLTLQKGEVFAQIEKDFKDCGYRIYTKVVNARNFGVAQVRERVIIIGVRMDISFEYVFPCDTHGENGLPYVTLRDAIGDLESNPGMFYEGTYSSQYMSRNRKKKWNEQSFTIQASARQAPMHPSGLPMKRENGAKWIFEGKSNRRLSVREAARIQSFPDWYEFSQGEKNCSVNTLLERQFKQIGNAVPPLLARAIIRPIADFYLTKH; this is translated from the coding sequence ATGACTGAAGAACTAACAGTAAAAGAAGTATTTTCATTACTTGTAGAGAATGAATTACAAACTAAGAAAGACGTAGTAACTTTAGCACCAACATATGATTCAAAGAAAATTAGTATTGTTTCTCTGTTCAGCGGATGCGGAGGTTTTGAACTAGGCTTTGAATGGGCAGGTATTGAAGCGGCTCTAGGAAGAAATATAGACATTCGGGAAAAAGAACAATTTACTTCTTTAAGAAGTAAAAGTTTATTTAAGACGGTATATGCTTTAGATTTTTTTAAAGAAGCCATAGAGACATATACAAACTACTTTCCAGAAACGACTATTCAAAATGCTAATATTCGTCATCTACAATCTTTTCCTGAAGCGGATATATACTCTTTTGGTTTTCCTTGTCCGGGGTTTAGTGCTGCTGGTCCTAGGAATTTAAAAGATGAGAGAAATTATCTGTATGTACATTGTTGTAGGGCATTAAAGGAGGCGCAGCCAAGCTTTTTTATAGCTGAAAATGTTCCTGGTATGCTTACTCTTCAAAAGGGAGAAGTTTTTGCCCAAATTGAAAAGGATTTTAAAGATTGTGGTTATCGAATATATACAAAGGTGGTTAATGCTCGAAATTTTGGAGTTGCTCAAGTTAGAGAGCGAGTCATAATTATTGGTGTCAGAATGGACATATCTTTTGAATATGTTTTTCCGTGCGATACACATGGTGAAAATGGATTACCTTATGTAACATTAAGAGACGCTATAGGAGACTTAGAATCTAATCCTGGAATGTTTTATGAAGGGACCTACTCAAGTCAGTACATGTCACGAAATAGGAAGAAGAAATGGAATGAGCAATCATTTACAATTCAAGCTTCTGCTAGGCAGGCTCCAATGCATCCGAGTGGACTCCCTATGAAACGAGAGAATGGTGCAAAGTGGATCTTTGAAGGTAAGTCTAATCGACGTTTATCGGTTAGAGAGGCAGCCCGTATTCAATCATTCCCAGACTGGTATGAGTTTTCTCAAGGAGAAAAGAATTGTTCTGTTAATACGCTATTGGAACGCCAATTTAAACAAATTGGGAATGCTGTACCTCCTCTTTTAGCGAGGGCAATCATTCGGCCAATAGCTGATTTTTATTTAACTAAACACTAG